From one Parabacteroides sp. FAFU027 genomic stretch:
- a CDS encoding pentapeptide repeat-containing protein, translated as MHETLHEDQTFHQLDFSEQEISGNEYLRCTFSHCDFSKADLSGNDFVECSFEHCNLTMVKLHDTGMKDICFHDCKVMGVDFHPCSKFMFEVNFQKCQVDYSSFFQRKMKKTRFTDCSLRETDFTETDLTEAVFSQCDLYMAAFDRTNLEKADLRTANNYTIDPAINRVKKARFAYPGVLGLLRNYDIRID; from the coding sequence ATGCACGAAACACTTCACGAAGACCAGACCTTTCATCAATTGGATTTCTCCGAACAAGAGATTTCGGGAAATGAATATCTCCGCTGCACATTCAGTCACTGCGATTTCTCCAAAGCCGACCTTTCGGGAAATGACTTCGTGGAATGCTCCTTTGAGCATTGTAACCTGACTATGGTGAAGCTCCACGATACCGGCATGAAGGATATTTGCTTCCACGACTGCAAGGTGATGGGGGTTGACTTCCATCCCTGTTCGAAGTTTATGTTTGAGGTCAATTTCCAGAAATGCCAGGTGGACTACTCCTCTTTCTTTCAACGGAAAATGAAGAAAACCCGTTTCACCGACTGTTCCCTGCGTGAAACCGACTTCACCGAAACCGACCTGACCGAAGCTGTATTCAGCCAATGCGACCTGTACATGGCTGCTTTCGACCGTACTAATCTTGAAAAGGCAGACCTCCGTACCGCCAATAACTATACGATTGACCCGGCTATCAACCGCGTCAAGAAAGCCCGCTTTGCCTATCCCGGTGTATTGGGATTGTTGCGCAATTACGACATCCGTATTGATTAA
- a CDS encoding acyltransferase encodes MQTRPKLIWADNLRAIATIAVITLHASSGLLLQFGKVPDSYWEIGCFYNGLGRFAVPVFVMLSGALLLDRELPVKDFLKKRFSRILYPFLFWSLIYIAVSLYYKSLHGHHLNWSNVPAWIGKLLINGSSYHFWYIYMILGLYLFIPVLGKWIRNCPRKEMYYFLAIWFVVQFLNTPYLIEYKPKLRLDYFADYPGYLVLGYLLSKASFHRIKHKSFVFLSLSIALLAFAVCMAIYDKYHPGHRAGDWFSPTAPNVILLASSVFLFFKSLHIRNTIIVSVLAFISRYSYGIFLVHVLVLSRMANWFQIHWNFTHPVIAIPVTAIVCLILSATLIFLLRKIPGLKTLAG; translated from the coding sequence ATGCAAACGAGACCGAAACTGATATGGGCTGATAACCTGCGGGCCATTGCAACCATTGCCGTAATCACACTGCATGCTTCTTCTGGGCTGTTGCTGCAATTCGGCAAAGTACCTGATAGCTATTGGGAAATCGGATGCTTTTACAACGGGCTGGGACGCTTTGCCGTACCGGTATTCGTTATGCTGAGCGGTGCATTGCTGCTCGACCGAGAGCTTCCGGTAAAGGATTTCCTGAAGAAACGGTTTAGCCGAATACTCTATCCGTTCCTGTTCTGGAGTTTGATATATATCGCAGTTTCGCTCTATTACAAAAGCCTGCACGGTCACCATTTAAACTGGAGTAATGTGCCTGCGTGGATAGGCAAGCTGCTTATAAACGGCAGTTCGTACCACTTCTGGTACATTTACATGATACTGGGGTTGTACCTCTTCATTCCCGTTTTGGGCAAATGGATTCGCAACTGCCCGCGCAAGGAGATGTACTATTTTCTGGCCATCTGGTTTGTCGTTCAATTCCTGAATACCCCCTACCTGATTGAATACAAGCCCAAGCTCCGGCTTGATTATTTCGCCGATTACCCGGGTTATCTGGTGCTGGGTTACCTGCTTTCCAAAGCCTCCTTTCATCGGATTAAGCATAAAAGCTTCGTCTTTCTATCCTTATCAATAGCCTTGCTCGCCTTTGCCGTTTGTATGGCCATTTACGACAAATACCATCCGGGACATCGTGCAGGAGACTGGTTCAGCCCCACTGCTCCTAACGTGATTTTGCTGGCTTCTTCTGTATTTCTCTTTTTCAAGTCCCTGCACATCCGGAATACGATAATTGTGTCAGTGCTGGCATTTATAAGCCGCTACAGTTACGGCATCTTTCTGGTGCATGTATTGGTGCTTTCACGCATGGCCAATTGGTTTCAGATTCACTGGAACTTTACCCATCCGGTGATTGCTATTCCGGTGACTGCAATCGTTTGTCTGATTTTATCTGCTACCCTGATCTTTTTGTTGCGTAAGATACCAGGCCTAAAAACACTTGCAGGTTAA
- a CDS encoding PorP/SprF family type IX secretion system membrane protein: MKKILLISLFSILSVGMWSQSNIRLNNYWDNLYSINPASINNQYTAMVTIADRKQWTGFEGAPNSVFASASAYIEHYATQVGVKLVRDKIGYTSTSNLGLTYAYAVTLDTEWKLNLGLSGNIHSLSYDLDQINLASADDPKVYRVLQNANDFNTDLGFEFVSKSLLIGGSSQNFISLFAPEKNRTYPYTNFLYTMYRNLSDNMLDFGFGANAIQNRNLYQMELNTTAYLKNYEMEDLFKFGLFYRTKNEMGAILGANLGNSLYVSYSYDFNLGGISHSSLGTHELMLILKLGKIDNCRCLKR; encoded by the coding sequence ATGAAGAAGATATTATTAATCAGTTTATTCAGTATATTGTCAGTAGGAATGTGGTCTCAGTCTAACATCCGCCTGAATAATTATTGGGACAATTTGTACAGTATTAATCCGGCCTCAATTAATAATCAATATACAGCGATGGTTACAATTGCTGACCGCAAACAGTGGACCGGATTTGAAGGAGCGCCTAACTCGGTATTTGCTTCGGCTTCAGCCTATATTGAGCATTACGCGACTCAGGTGGGGGTAAAGCTGGTGAGGGATAAGATTGGCTATACCTCAACCTCCAATCTGGGATTAACATACGCTTATGCGGTTACGCTGGATACAGAATGGAAGTTGAATCTGGGTTTATCGGGAAATATTCACAGTCTTTCCTATGATCTGGATCAGATTAATCTGGCTTCAGCCGATGACCCCAAAGTATATCGTGTTCTCCAGAATGCGAACGATTTTAATACTGATCTCGGTTTCGAATTTGTAAGTAAATCGCTGCTCATTGGTGGTTCCAGCCAGAATTTTATTTCACTGTTTGCTCCGGAGAAGAACCGCACATACCCATACACAAACTTCTTATATACGATGTATCGTAACCTGAGTGATAATATGCTGGATTTTGGATTTGGAGCTAATGCCATTCAAAACCGTAACCTGTACCAGATGGAGTTGAATACTACGGCTTATCTGAAGAACTATGAGATGGAGGACTTGTTCAAGTTTGGGTTGTTTTACCGGACAAAGAATGAAATGGGGGCTATTCTAGGAGCGAATCTGGGCAATTCATTGTACGTGTCTTACAGCTATGATTTTAATCTTGGAGGCATCAGTCATAGTTCTTTAGGCACACATGAGTTGATGTTGATTCTGAAACTGGGAAAAATCGACAACTGTCGTTGCCTGAAAAGATAA